Genomic segment of Leopardus geoffroyi isolate Oge1 chromosome B2, O.geoffroyi_Oge1_pat1.0, whole genome shotgun sequence:
GAGACGCACGGACTACAGACTGGGGCCATTTCCAGCCCCTACTGTTAGCTACCTGCATGGAAAATCAGTGCCCCCTGAAACAGGCATTTGCCAGCAAGAAACTCaagtcattcatttttgaaatttacCCTCCAGTAACTCTAATCATCTTGTGTGCAAATGACCCTAATGACCCCAAATCGTAAGCGGATGCCTTATGTCCTCCACCGTGCCTAGCTTAATGCCTGTGCCCAGTAGGTGCTCACTGGAGTCTTTTTGACCGGCGTCCAAAACAGCAACTAGAGAGATGAGTCCACGGCCAGAGAGGCAAGGAAGCGAATACAGGGGGCCAGTGAGTGACAAGGCCCCGGGATAGCTCTTGGGTGAGATCTGTCCTGGCCCCTAAGTAGCCAGTCCTTCCTGATAGTATCGAGACATATGGGACAGATCACTTCCTAGGGGGTCAGGCCCAAAGCTGGCCTCGCTCCCGATAACTTTGGTCTACCCAGGTAAGCAGCCATGCACAAAGAGGCTCAGGGTCTGTAAGCTGGAGCCTGCTACCAACAGTTCAAGGGCTACGGTCAAGGCCACTTCAGCACCGGCCGGCCATCTTCCACCCTACGACGCTGCCTGTATACCCCACTCCTCTGGCTTCTCAGGGCTAATTCCCAGGGAGTGGAGGCAAGTGCCAAAACTCTTAGAGGAGACCCCCCCCAGGAGGAAAGGGTTCAAGGTCAAGAGAAGGAGACTGATCTACCACCGTGTGGTGGGGCTGCGTCACTCGCCTACAGGCAGAGTCGTGCCTTTGCCCCAGGATGATGGCAAGTCAGAGCCACACTTGCCACCACTGTCACCACCAGGGCCTCTGGCGCCCTGGAAGGATCCTGGGGCAGGTCTCGAACTTCCTTCACACACCCTACTTCGTCTTCTCTCGGCAGCTCTCTGTGCAGGGCAACCCGACTCAAAACAAGCCGGGCGCTTCCCGCACCGATCCTCACAGCGCGGACGCCTCAGCAGGTGCCCGGTTCACAGAAGAACATCTCTCGCCAGCATTACGGATTCACGCTATCTACCAAATATATTCGGATTGGCGCCCCCGGGCGATCTTTTAATCATAATACGTGTTTTTTTACGAAGATACTTACACAAGTGAAAATAATGAGTGTTAAGTAGAAAACGACCAGAGCCAACAGCAGTACAATCTCGGCTCTGTATTTCTGAAAAGTGTCTTCTCTGCGTTCCTTAGggcatccttaaaaaaaaagagagagagagagtaaaaataTGAAGCTGTTTAACAGAACTTTCCTACCGTGATAAAAAGCTAAGAATGCTTtgctctggcttttcttttttttcccccaagtcctTCTTGTCTCCCCTGCCTAACCGCACACGTCTGTGCATTCGGGAAGAACAATGCTAGTGACAGCGGTGACGGCGGTGGCCGGTGCTCACTCGCACCTGAGCCTGGCTGTGTGCGATGGGCCCGGCATACGGCGTCTCGCTCAGGCTCTATTTCCTGGCTTTTCTGGTGCCTTCGCATCAGATGACACGCCATTTGTTGAAGCGTGAGCCTGCTTCATCTGTGCTGTGTAGAATGCTGGGTGTTCTCACCTCAGGAGGACTGGGGGGACGAAGGAACCGGGCAGGTGAGATGCCCGGCTATTACTGAATGAGTCAACACGTTTTTGTAGAATCGTGAAATCTCCACCAAGGCTGGCGGCAAAGGTGGGCTAAGGGGCTCCCCGAGGGGCCGTCGAGGGCTGTGGCTGCGGCACTTGGGGACGCAAAGGCAGGAAGAGACATGGAAGGGGACAGCCTCTTCTCACTCAGACATGACATCCGACGTGCGCTGTCTGGGATAGCCAGGTTGCTAAGCCTGCTTGAAGGcccaggcaggggcaggtggAGTGCAggtgactggggggggggggggggggggcgatccCCTGGGGCCACGAATGGTCCTTGAGAGAGCTGGCAACCTCTAAAGCTCGATTCAACATTTCACAAGTAGTATAGGGATGGGTTCTCAGTAGGGTCTGTGACTCGAGAAAGGGAAGGTTGAGGGCCTAACATTTATCCAGCACTCCGTGTACCTCAGGCACCGAACTAAGCATTTCAGTGCAATATCCCATTTAGCCTTCACGCGAGCCCATGCTGGAGAGGTTATcgcccccattttagagatgagagaactgaggttTAGAGGCTGTGAGAGATGTGCCCAAGGGCACACACTAATGAGCCGCAGAGCTCTTAAGTGAACCAGATCCAGGGGACTCTGGAGGAGTCTAACCACTGAACTTGTAGGCAACCTTGTCCTCAGCAGAGGAAAGGAAACCAGCCATACTCtgttcctctcctctctgctcttccctgcaaGGTTGCTCTCATTTGTCAATCACCTCGATGCGGATGCTGATTGacagcctgctgtgtgccagctaGAGCGGAGAATAAAACAGATGCCAGGTCTGGGAGGTGCATGCAGACAGACAAAGCAGCATTAGGGGCTAGAGACTGAGAGGGGTGtaaggtgtctgtgtgtgtgtgtgtgtgtgtgtgtgtgtgtgtgtgtgtgtaacagtgAACCAGATCCAAACACTGAGCTCTAAACAGTGATCGTGTTCTTGTGAAAAAAGGAATATTATCCTAAGTCAGATTCCCTTCAGATTcccaacaaaaggagaaaatattcctGGTATAAACATCAGGAACTGTGTGACAACAACATGTTTGTCATTTCAAGCCCCAGCCACTAATGAGCGCTGGGCAAAAGTCAAATGCAAGGCATATTTTAAGctacataaagaaaaattctggGGAAAAACCCGAAGAGATAATCCTCCCCTTGGAGCTCAATTCTTGCGATTACTGCATAGagcaaaaatgtgtattctgtcaCTGGAACATTATTTTCTTGCTGTGCCCTTTTTCTTCGGCCTGAGTTGAGGCATCGGGCAATGGAGCCATCGCAAATGGGAGGGAAATGCTGCGGCTCATCAGTTAAAAAGGTGGAAACATGATGCGGCCCCTCCTGGGCCAGATTAGAAAGATCCAAGGAGCAGAGTATCATGGTCACCTGAGGTATTCAGGACTACACAGTTTCTCTGTCCTCCGAAAATTCATCTCGGATACTTCctattctttgtaaatttttttaaaatctttatttatttttgataaagagacgAGTGtgcacaggggaagagcagacaaagagggagacgcagaatccgaagcaggctccaggccccaagctgtcagcacagagccccacgcagggctcaaacccacgaaccatgagatgataacctgagccgaagtcagacgctcaaccgactgagccacccgggcgccccttggaTACTTCCTATTTGCTTCAAAGGACTCTTGTATGAATAAACAACACCCAGATTGGTGGTTTGGCTACATCTGGCATCTACACAACTAGGGTGGATCTGTCTTtattgggaaggaaggaaggaaggaaggaaggaaggaaggaaggaaggaagaaggagggagagaggaaggaaggaaggaaggaagggaggaaggaagagggagggaggaagagaggaaggaaggaaggaaggaaaaaggagggagagaggaaggaaggaaggaaggaaggaaggaaggaaggagcagaaaaagTCATGACATTCTTCTAGGAGAATTTAGCTTTTAGCCACACGATCCTAAGCTTCCAGTTGGACTCCAATCGAGAGGACGGAGCTTAGAGCCTATGCAAGTGCACACGCATCTTGCAAGAAGGAAACAGGTGCAGCAGATCACCTCACCTGTCACTTTCAAGGTCACAGTGCCGCTTTGGTTTCTCCGCCCTTCTGGCTCCTCCAGGATGCACCTGTATGTCCCTGAGTCGACACTGGTAGTGTTTTCAATCTTCAGGGAGTACAGCCTTTCACCGGAGGCTTCTAAGGAGCCATCCTTCTGCTGGTGGTACCACAGACCCTCCGGGGGCATCTCTATCCTTTCCTCGCCGTCGTCTGTAAGCTGTTGAAAAAGCATCACGCTGCATCAGGTTCCACTAACAGGACTTGGAAACACCGTCCTCACCCGCATCAAGGTTCTGCCTCTTGTTTTCATAACATCCgtcctcaacttttttttttttttaaacaaaacagtatgTGTATGTGCGACCTTCAGGGGAggagaaaatgtatgaaaattctGTAAGGCTGTATCTTTTCTGGCATAAGATCAGGCCTGCACTTTACGATTCGGCGTATCCCAGCTTCCACCCCCTAATAAAGGACAGAGTGCTGTTGCTGCTGACAATAATGATGCGTCGATGAGGATTTGCGTGAATCACTTTGCGTCATATGTTGCTGCTGGTTGTGCTGTATTAAATGTCCTCTTGTTTTCTGCAGATACCCACTCACCCCCTGAATGATTCTTAGTTTTGTATCTCAGCCTCCCAACTCGAAGACCACTGCCAGACGACTCGGCAAAAAGCACAGACATGCATGAGCAAATGCCTCCTGTAAACGGTCACCTTGTTCTTACAAAACAGGGTGTCTGTGGGGCCACCCATGATGTCACAGGGTGACCACACTGACGCCCTAGCAGGGCAAGAAGACAGGCGACGGTGGTGCCCCGGGGAGACTTTTTGTGCCACATCACGCGGCAGTCACACCAAGATGCACACAGAAGGACCGCGACCGCTTAAATCTTTGGACCCGGGACAGACCAGCCCGACTGGGGCAGATGCGCGATTCAGCCAACCGCCCCCCTGGCGGGGGTTCTCTGCCTGCACTATCTTCTTTGTTACGTGGGTGGGGTCTCTCCCTCACCTCTTACTTGACAGATTAGGCCACACCCCGCATTCCccatcagtttttttccccccagatatatttttaatctgcCCAATTAGCTCGCCTGTGCATCCTCCACCGAAATGTTTTCAAGCGTCCAAACCGGATTGACACAAAGGGAAGGCAAATCATCATTCGTTCTCGTTCTCGGCGCTCAGCCCTCGCCCTTTGCTTGGATGGCCGGGACGCCAGGGAGCCTGGGACCCGGCCGCATCCCTCACCTGCCCCCAGAATGTGAGGGCGCCAAGGAGCCACCTCAGGGAATGACCCAGCGATCAGCAGGATTCCCTGTCGCTGCAGAATGTCATCTCCTGTCCTGGGAGCCGCCAGCTCCTCTCCCACTTTCCAGGCGAATCAGGGCAGGGGACGCCCAGGGAGGCCGAGGCAGCTCAGGCAGgggcgtgcacacacgcacacacaccgcACGTGTattgtgcacgcgcacacacactgcacacaaGCGCTATACACACACAACACGCTACACGCACACTCCGTGGCTTCCCCTTCATTTACTACGCGAGGGAAGCGCGGAGCCCACAGCAGGCCGGCTGGGCCCCGGGCACTCGCGGACTCGGCGGAAGGACGGACGGACGGGCTGCAGAGACACCTGGCGGCGGAGCCACCACCGCTCCCGCACGAGCCCCGCTCCGTCCCCGCCGCCACACGGCGCCCCGGCGGGCGAGCGGCTTTTCTCCCGCACCGCCTAGGAGAGTGGATCCCATTGCTGGACGGTTCTTCTGGTGTCGAAAGGTCCTTTCCTAAATAATCAAGGATCTACAGCCTCGGGGCTTCAGGGCTTCAAAAATGGAGCAGAGAAACAAGGAGCGGCGAGGAGGCCGAGAAAGAGCTAGAGGCATCCAATGGGCGCCAGAACGCATCTCCTTTAGCCCGGGGTTCTCCCTTCAGGCCTAATTACACCGCGAACTGCAGCCTCCCGGCGCGCTCCcgtccgcccctccccacccctcccctcccctggccggGGCGGTTCGGCTCCCCCTACGGGGCTggtggggggctggtggggggcgggcggcCGGGACCCTCGGGGCGCCCGCTCGGCCCTCACCCCGCCACGAGGCCTCTCCTCCAGCCTTTCTTTTCAGAATTAACCTCTAAATATGTCAATTGCAGAGTTATTTCTAACACAGTTCACCGGACTCTGTCTTGCTAGAACTCCTGCGTCCGAAAGCGCAGAAACTTGGTGGCCGCAATCATTCTGAGATTACCTATCTCCGGTTTTCTCCTTGGGGGCCTCTGGTCGCGTTCAGCGATCCCTCCCTCAACTCGGAAAGATCCCATCTTGAAAGTCAAGATCAAAACCGCAGACCCTTCGGGAGGGGGTGGGAACAGAACCTGTGGTCCCGTTATCCTGCTGGCTGCCAAGCTGGCCGAAGCCAGCGTGCAGGTGATCAGAACCTGCGGGCGGTGGCCGCCTGTCTTTTGGCCGAAAAGAATTTCACTTTAACATTCAGTGGtaaggagtgcctaggtggctcagtccgttaagcggctggcttccgctcaggccatgatctcacagttcgtgagttcgagccctgcactgatAGCTCCAAGCCTGCTcatgattctgtctccttctctctttctgaaaaataaacattttttttaaaaaaaatcagtagtaaCAGCGAGAAGTAGTTTATTTGGTGGTCAGATTTCCGTGGGCCTCTGGCAAAACCTCCAGTGGGTCTCCAGGtacttttcaaatagaaaaacaaaggcagAGCGAGGTcatgagaaagacagagatagaagtaggggaaggaaaggcaaaaCAAAGGACCCCAAAGCAACCTGCAGAATTGTGATTTACTGACCCATCACAGCCATCAGCGGGATCATGGCAAAACACCTCAAATGTCGTGGGGCCATCTTCCAATGGCCTCTTCCTGGGTCTTCCTGAAAGACCCAGAACACTGGGAGAACTACTCGCTGAACTTGGGAACTCTTGCCTAAGTAATGAGCATGGCCTTTGCCGATGACTAACTATAGCAAAAGGAACCTTCTGTGAATTCACACCGTGCACCCGGAAATATTTCAGAACGCCCCCTCCTGGCTTCAAGTTGTAGATGCAGACACAATGCCTATTCCCCCCTCTCTATGCCATTTCAAGATAGATCTTGTCATGTGACTCCATCTGGGCAGTGTGGGATTTGCCTACAGCTGCAAAAATAGTTGTAGTTTTTATGTTAATGTAGCATGCTCAAAATGCAAGCAGGCATTAGCAGTACCAGGAGACTTTTTACGCAAAAGTTCAAATCATTAACTTCAGTTCTGGGGCCCGGCAGCTAGCACACCGCGGGATCAAGGGGAGTCCCTGGTGGCAAAAGCAGCACCGTTCAAGAACCAAAGGAGAATTCCAGAAAGAGGTAAACTGACCAGCCAGCAAATGGGCCATCCTCAACTGTGTTTCATGAGTTCTTGTAAGCATTTGAGCTGGCTCGAAATCAACCACTGGCAAAGAACAGCTCTTTAAACATTCCAAAGCTGAAAGTGTTTCATTGCCTCTCTGCGAAGGCATTTTAGGAAATAGTAATTTATAACAAAAGGAACCCTCGGATTCATTCACAGCCAAGCATAATTGATGGGAACTATTTAATGCGCACTTTCCAAAGCTAATATTGTAGTGTGCTAAACCACAACACGATTTGCGCAAATTAATTCCTCAAAAGAGTCATcccaattatgttttaaaaatccacgCTCCGTGCATTAACTCTGATGCGGACAATTCTATAGTTTTGATTGGATTAGAGAAGGGTAAAATATAGGACATCTCATTTTCAGAAAACCTAGGGACTTTTGATTTGCCTCAAGGCCTTCAATGTGACTAAACAATTTAAGTAACCCATTCTTTCCCTAAAATGGAGATTTGACCTTAAGGCAACCACAAGccccaaattaaataaactcTTTAATTTGCTGAATACTAAAGCAAGCAAATACAAGTATGTACTAATTTTAAGGGCATGTGAAttaaagtttgttgttgttttttttaaatgacggACAAATTGGAActagaacaaaagaaatgaaataattaatatgtTTGAACTGATATTTCTGTCAAAAACCCTTCTGTGGAAAatgatgttttttaatttaaataatttgatcCAAATATATGCTCACCTTCTAGATTGCCATATTTGAATATAAGAGAGCCAACAgttccgggggtgcctgggtggctcagttggtcaagcatccgactcttgatgtcggctcaggtcatgatctcctagtttgtgagttcgagccccgcatggggctttatactgacagtgtggagcctgcttgagattctctctccctctctccccctctctctctcctccctctctccctctacccctctctccagctcatacgcatgcactctctctaaaataaaattaaaaaaaaaaaagtttttaaaaaggaagagattttCTTGAGGggcaaaatgtgtgtgtatatatatatgcatatatatatatttaatccaaCAGTTtgattaaacatatttaaaggtATGGACCTTATGTATTTAAAGGTGGTATGAAAGTAATCTGATATATTCCAATCACATTGAACAGCTTTTTCTTTATTGCATTTCTCATGCACTAACTTTCATGTACCTTGGTTTCTAACTCAATTAAAGTGCCAATATAATCCCCATTCATCATAAAAACAGCTCTTTATAACGTGCAAAATAGTTTGGCTCGGAGGTTGATGTCATAATGAGGGTAGAATGTATGCGCATTAACATCGTTTTTTTCTAAGTGTAGTTTTATTGGAAAAATGATTTTCCACTTTGAAATTTACTGGGTCTAACAGACAGAGTTGAATTTATGGCTGCTAAGAGAGTTATGAGTACGGCAGAGGCAACATAATTAAGAGCGCAGGCTTTGGAGTCGATCAGACCTGGAAGCAAACCCCAGCCTCGCCACGGCTAAGATCTGCTCTTGGCCAACCGACCGAACAGCTCTCGGGCTTCCGTCTGCTCCAcagacacggggtgggggggggggggagtggggggaatcGTATCCCCCAAGGGGGGTGAGAAAACACGCATGATGAGGGGCGTGGATAGTACAAAACAGTGTCTGTCGATCGCACAGAGAGCCCTAAATGTCTTACTCTTCTCTCTCAGGTTCCCAGCCCAGGTTTCACTCAGCTTCTAAAGAGTTCCCAGCACACTGGGATTATTCAAAAagcatttgctgagtgaatgagtgaattaaaaaaaaaaaaaaaaatgagagttatAAGGGcactggctttggaatcaaagGCGTAAAGTCCTTCAATTTGTGGTCCATTAGCTGGGTCACCCGTGGTAAGCCACCCGCTCTCTGGGTCTTGTTTCCACACCTGTAACTTTCTCACTTGCTCCGTGGAGCGATTTAAAGTGCCAAAGGAGAGAATATATGAAAGCACGTTACAAATGGTAGTGTGGGTAACGGAAGTTGTTATTATACCTGAGAGTTTTCCACTCGTCCATGCTCTCATTCTTTACCGCTGATACGTCCCGTCTCCTCCCTGGCAAAATTGTTCTAGGAGCCCCAACATCTGCTCTAGAGAGGAATGATTTTTCTAGCCCCCGTGTGTCCACAAAATATCCACAACACTCCGAATTGTCTCCAGCATCGTGACAATAAATGCGGCAACACCCTTCGGCATTGGGATTTGACCAGTGTCCGTGCCGAGCGTCCTTCATCCACGTGCGTCCTGTGGGTCCCGCTGGGCCTGGAAGAGGCCCTCTTAGGAGCTCCGACTCACATCGTACACAGGGATGGCATCTGGTTCTACAGGAGGCACGCGTGACTCAGGCGTGACTCCCGTGACCGGAGAGACTGGCTCTGACCACCACATGACCCCACCAAAGCCACTTAAATATAACCAGACATTCGTTGAGCTATTAGAAGAGAGGCACAATCTTGTCCTTCGCCCATGACCCTGAGAGGGTACACAGGACTGCCGTTACTGGCTACTATCTCACTGCCGTGGGGAGGCTGACGAGAAAGCCAGTatgaagaaaggaagagttgagggacagaaagacaccATGTCCCGGGGATATTTAAGGACCCCTAAATCCAGCTGTCTTTGCTTCTTATGCTGCCGAAACAAAGCACCCCAAACCGAGGGACTTAAAGTAACAGGATCTTTTCGGAACCttcctgcactgctggtgggaatgcaaactggtgcagccactgtggaaaacagtgtggcggtacctcgaaaagttaaaaatagaaagatcaCATGCGTCAGTAATtctactgctgggtatttacGTGGAGAATGCCACAATGCCAATTGGAAGAGACTGATGCGCCCCCGtgtttattgcaccattatttacagcagccaaatgacagaagcagcccaagtatccctcgatagatgcatggataaagCAGATAGGAtatagatacacaatggaatattatcagccataaagaagaaggagatcttgccacttgcagCGACACggatggatctggagggtataatgccaagtgaaataagtcagtcagagaaagacagaagaccatgtgatttcactcctatgtggagtttaagaaacaacatgaacgaacaaagaaaaaaagagacagacaaaagagccgactcttaaccatagagaacaaactgatggttaccagaggggaggggggtaaAACAGgggtaaaatgggtaaaatagaGGAAGGGGATTAAGGGTACCCTCATCATGAGGAGCACTGAGTCATGTACAGACCTGTTGAATCATTCTATTACACACCTGAAATTGATATGACACTGTAGGATAACTAGACGGGAAttggaaattttttaataaaattataaaaataaacaactgtattctctcacagttctagaggccaaaAGCCGACAAGCAAGGATGCTgacagggctgtgctccctctgaaggctctagggaagaatctgtttcatgCCTCGTTCCTGAAGCTTCTGGCATTGCTGGCCATCCTtgtcattccttggcttgtggacacACGCACTCGTTTCTGCCTGCACCCTCACGTGGTGTCCTCCCTGGGTGTCTCTATCTGTCTATCcgttttctcttcttctaaggacaccagtcactggattAGTGACATCAGTCACTTAGCCAGTGTGACCTCACTTTAAATTGcttgcatctgcaaagaccctatttccctATAAGGTCACCTTCACAAATACCAAGGATAATCTTTCTGTGGGATGCAATTCTACCCACAGTACCAGACGTAACTGGAGTGTGAATTatcattttaaagctttttccaTTTCAATTATATAAACCAATATCTTCCCTTTATATGAAGCTAGATTTTTTCATATcgttgatttttatttgtttattctgagagagtgaCTCagacagcatgagtcagggaggaacagagagaaaggaagagagagaattccaagcagactccttggggtcagcaaggagcccggcgcggggctcgaactgacgaaccgtgagatcgtgacctgagtcgacatccagagtcaggtgctcaaccaattgagccacccaggtggctacTCGAAGCTACCTTTGACGGGATTACAAGGCTTTGCAAGTAAAGAGTCCTACCTGGTAGGGGCACTGTGAACCACCCCATAAATAAATGTGGCAGGGAGGGCACTGTCTCCACACGGCTCCAGCCTGTAGACCAGTCCTACTTGCCTCTTGGGCTCAGATGCTCCCCACGCCCCCGGGAATGAGACATCCAGGACTAATCTGATTCAGAGCCTTTGCGCCCCAGAACTGACCCAGCGTGATCCAACGTGATTACGAATTGTTTATGGCCACTGGCCTCCCTCTTTCCCCGTCGGTGTTCCCCACCTGGACCTATAATCCCAAACAACTACCCGCTCTTCTGGAATCTCTCATCTCTTAGAGAACTGGGACAAGAACAGACTGGGTGATGCTCCACAAAAACATGAAGTTTATTAAAAGCCTTGGGCTCCCAATTTTGTACTACTCCTACAGGACCCCACAGGAACGTTAGCCAACGGCATCCCAGTGCAAGAACAAAAACCCAAGGTAGGTTTGTGGGTGTTCTTTCCATCTCAGGGAAGTCCTCATGTCTAGCGCTGGTTTGAGCTAGGGCTTTTGGTAGAAAATCTGCGGTTATCACGGGAGTAGCCAGGAAAAGATTATGCAAACAATTTTAGACGGAGAAACCCTTTTTTAGGTAGAATCTCTTTTTAGCTCTGCCTCCCCTTTTCGCTAAGACCTTCCCTTACATCACTGCGACCTTCTCCTCACTTCCTCTTTTTTGTGTAGTGACATAACCAAATACAGAACTAAGAAAATGTGGTTCTCACATGACCTAAATCCCCCTTTTATTCATGGAAAACAAGTGTTTGATTTCATTCCATTCCACTCCCAGCTGCCTTCTTCCTCTCTACTCTCCTGCACACTGAAAGATTTGAGCAACTTCTCTCTGATTCATCATTGTCCCAAAGTCTCGACGAGGAACCAATCCCAGTGGGCTGAGGCTTCTATGGCCCCTATGAGGTGGCCACGTGCTGGGCTGCCCAGTCCTCTGTAGAACCACGGGGACACGACTGGTGACCACGAATGAAGGGAAGGGACGTCTCAGAAATGCGTTGAAGTCTCGGCTGAGTGTCCCTGATTGTCTTTTGCAATCGAGCGAGAAAACGCCTCCCTCGGAGACCCATCTTCGAGGATGAATCACAGCCTGTGTTTCCCCACAAGAAATAATCTTTTCTCTACAAATGCGTGCCATTACATCACCCGCTTTGCTTAAAAACTTTCAGTGACGCCTTGCTGCTGAAAGGAGTTCAAGGCATTGTAACTGGGCATTCAAGGTCCTTCACCATCAGTTCCAAGCCTTCTCTGTAACATCTGCCAGTCCTCTTTTATATAACTCTCCCTTCCAGATCACTGGTCACCCCACTGGCTCCCCCAAAATGCTTGTGGATTCCTTTTCCATGCCTTTGCTCAAGACGGTCCTTTGGCCAAAGTCCCATGTTGATTAGGATGGGCCAGCATGAGGCCCAGGACTTGGAACGCACTTGGGACCCAGAAATCTTTACTAATGAAACTGTACATGTAAGGGCCATCTGAAAACCAACTTTAGGTCTTTCACGGTTTGGCCGAGGGTAAAGGCCATCGAAGTGAGTCAGCCAGGTCAACTGGTGTAGGTGCCCATGTGGGCAGCATGATTTTTCTGTGACCCTGACACACTGCTTTCACGTTTCAATGTTTCAGTGCTTCTGTGTTTACTATAGGAatgtttccttctcctcccaAAGACACGCTCTTAAATCTCATCTTACAGCAGATAAAATTCTAGAATCAAGGAACTGTGGTGAGCGGCACACCCTGGCTCCTTCACGGGTCCATCCGCATTTGTTGGCTGCACGGGTTACATCCGCCCAGACCACTCATCCGCTCCAGCCCCCACCAAGGG
This window contains:
- the CD83 gene encoding CD83 antigen isoform X2, coding for MSRGLRLLLLSCACSLAPAARVVKVACSEDVDLPCTAHWDPQVPYTVFWTKLTDDGEERIEMPPEGLWYHQQKDGSLEASGERLYSLKIENTTSVDSGTYRCILEEPEGRRNQSGTVTLKVTGCPKERREDTFQKYRAEIVLLLALVVFYLTLIIFTCFAQQQSIFPDFSKPGTPRAFLPVVSPNKHLEPATLHKTELV
- the CD83 gene encoding CD83 antigen isoform X1, coding for MSRGLRLLLLSCACSLAPAARVVKVACSEDVDLPCTAHWDPQVPYTVFWTKLTDDGEERIEMPPEGLWYHQQKDGSLEASGERLYSLKIENTTSVDSGTYRCILEEPEGRRNQSGTVTLKVTGCPKERREDTFQKYRAEIVLLLALVVFYLTLIIFTCKFAQQQSIFPDFSKPGTPRAFLPVVSPNKHLEPATLHKTELV